AACAGATGCAGGCGGAATGCACCTTCACCAATCAGGCCTTCGACAGCCTGATCGCCGCGCTGAAGTTCAAAAAATTCGATGCGGTGATCTCCGGGATGGACATCACGCCGGAGCGCAGCAAGCAGGTGAGCTTTACCCAGCCGTACTACGCCAACTCGGCGATTGTGATCGCGCAGAAAGGCAAGTACACCTCGCTGGCTGAACTGAAGGGGAAAAAGGTCGGGATGGAAAACGGCACCACCCACCAGAAATATATGCAGGATAAGCACCCGGAGATTAACACCGTCTCTTACGACAGCTACCAGAACGCCATTCTGGAGCTGAAAAACGGCCGTATTGACGGCGTCTTCGGCGATACCGCGGTGGTGAATGAGTGGCTGAAAAACAGCCCGCAGCTGGCGCCGGTCGGCGAGCATATCACCGATGCGCAATACTTCGGCACCGGCCTGGGGATTGCGGTGCGTCCGAATAACAAGGCGCTGCTGGACAAGCTGAACGCGGCGCTGACGGCGATCAAGGCCGACGGCACCTATCAGGCCATCAGCGACAAATGGTTCCCGCAGTAAGCGCAAGTACCGCCCTTCTCAGCCCGCTTCGCCGGGCTGATTACTTCTCCCGCACCAGCAGCGTCAGCACCTCGTAGTGCGCGGTATGCGGGAACATATCGAACAGCTGCACCCGTTCAACCCGATACCCCGGCAGCTGCGCCATATCCTGCGCCATGCTTTGTGCATTGCAGCTGGAATAGAGCAGATAGTCCGGCGCCATCCGCTGCAGGTAATCGCACAGTTCCTTGCCAATGCCGCGTCGCGGCGGATTCACCACCACCAGCTGCGGCACGTCTCCTTCCGCCGTGGCGAAACGGGTGGAGTCCAGCGCCTGGAAATCAACCCGCTGCAGTCCCAGCGTCGCCGCTGACTGGCGCGCACAGCGAATCGCCTCCGCGCTGATCTCAATCCCGGTCAGACGCGTTTCCGGCTGCGCGCAGTGTAAACCGAAGCCGCCGACGCCGCAGAACAGATCCCACATGCTGTCGATGCCCAGCTCACGCACCCAGTCGCGCGCCGTGGCATACAGCGACGCCGCCACCTGCGGATTGGTCTGGAAAAAGCCCTGCGGGCGGATATACAGCGGCACCTGGTTGAAGCACTCTTCCAACGCCTGTTGCTCGGTCAGGATGATTTCCCGATCGCCCTCCATAATCGCCATATGCACCGGCTGAATATTCACGGAAATCACCTGCAGCTGCGGCAGCTGTTGCTGCAGCCACGGCAGCGCGGCGCGCAGCTGCGC
The nucleotide sequence above comes from Serratia rhizosphaerae. Encoded proteins:
- a CDS encoding arginine ABC transporter substrate-binding protein; protein product: MKKLLLAAAVLAGVTFSAQAADTIRFASSATYPPFESLDANNQIVGFDIDLAKALCKQMQAECTFTNQAFDSLIAALKFKKFDAVISGMDITPERSKQVSFTQPYYANSAIVIAQKGKYTSLAELKGKKVGMENGTTHQKYMQDKHPEINTVSYDSYQNAILELKNGRIDGVFGDTAVVNEWLKNSPQLAPVGEHITDAQYFGTGLGIAVRPNNKALLDKLNAALTAIKADGTYQAISDKWFPQ
- the rlmC gene encoding 23S rRNA (uracil(747)-C(5))-methyltransferase RlmC, coding for MHCALYTAGSCRSCQWLEKPYPQQLADKQQHLQALLAEREVRQWLTPVAGALSAFRNKAKMVVSGSVERPLLGMLHRDGTPVDLCACPLYPASFAPMFNVLKTFIARAGLTPYNVARKRGELKYLLLTESTGNGGVMLRFVLRSESKLAQLRAALPWLQQQLPQLQVISVNIQPVHMAIMEGDREIILTEQQALEECFNQVPLYIRPQGFFQTNPQVAASLYATARDWVRELGIDSMWDLFCGVGGFGLHCAQPETRLTGIEISAEAIRCARQSAATLGLQRVDFQALDSTRFATAEGDVPQLVVVNPPRRGIGKELCDYLQRMAPDYLLYSSCNAQSMAQDMAQLPGYRVERVQLFDMFPHTAHYEVLTLLVREK